A genomic region of Mycolicibacterium poriferae contains the following coding sequences:
- the gltB gene encoding glutamate synthase large subunit — protein MLFSALPDAQGLYDPDNESDSCGVAMVTDIQGRRSHSIVADGLTALEHLEHRGAAGAEPNSGDGAGILIQLPTELFGAVVDFALPAPANDGTNTFAAGICFLPQDLTERAAACQMVQDIADEEGLEVLGWREVPVDPEGAEVGQTALGCMPYMAQLFVAAPERNGTRCGGIDLDRRVYPLRKRAENQGVYFPSLSSRTMVYKGMLTTMQLPQYFPDLRDERCVSAIAIVHSRFSTNTFPSWPLAHPFRFVAHNGEINTVRGNRNRMRAREAMLASAKIPGDLSRLSPICTPGASDSASFDEVLELLHLGGRDLPHAVLMMIPEAWENSSTMTPEERAFWQFHGCLMEPWDGPACVTFTDGTLVGAVLDRNGLRPGRWWRTIDDRIILASESGVLDVPSAQVVAKGRLQPGKMFLVDTARGRIVSDDEIKEELSSAEPYAEWLHAGLLDLKTLPEPARVAPNHESVVRRQVSFGYSEEDLRILLTPMAASGAEPLGSMGTDTPAAVLSQRSKLLYDYFVELFAQVTNPPLDAIREEVVTSMARIMGPEQNLLEPSAASCRQIMLGWPVLDNDELNKLVHINDSGDHPGLRAAVLRGLYDVERGGEGLAEAIEELRLHACEAIAKGARTLVISDRDSDHTKAPIPSLLAVSAVHHHLVRTKERLKVALVVESGDAREVHHIAMLIGFGAAAVNPYLAFESIEDLIREGELTGIETSTAVRNYLKALGKGVMKVMSKMGISTVASYTGAQAFEAVGIDKDVIDEYFTKTPTQLGGIGLDVIAEEVKLRHRRAYPENPTERVHRRLEVGGDYAFRREGELHLFTPEVVFLLQHATRTGQHEVFEKYSEEVNRLAREGGALRGLFDFKKGVRPPVPLEEVESADAIVTRFNTGAMSYGSISAEAHETMAIAMNNLGGRSNSGEGGEDVDRLYDPQRRSAVKQVASGRFGVTSDYLVNATDIQIKMAQGAKPGEGGQLPGYKVYPNIAKTRHSTPGVGLISPPPHHDIYSIEDLAQLIHDLKNANSDARIHVKLVSSVGVGTVAAGVSKAHADVVLISGYDGGTGAAPLTSLKHAGAPWEIGLADTQQTLLLNGLRDRITVQCDGGMRTARDVMVAMLLGAEEYGFATAPLIVSGCIMMRVCHLDTCPVGVATQNPELRARFNGKPEFVENYFRFIAEDIRKHLAELGFRSIDEAVGHAELLDTAEGVAHWKSKGLDLSRVFAVPTDPYGGAEAQRRRVRDQDHGLDLALDRTLIQLAEGALEDAHPVRLELPVRNVNRTVGTLLGSEVTRRYGAQGLPEDTIHVTLTGSAGQSIGAFLPPGITLELIGDANDYVGKGLSGGRVIVKPQDDVLFLPEDNVIAGNTLLYGATSGEMYLRGQVGERFAARNSGALAVVEGVGDHACEYMTGGRVVVLGKVGRNMAAGMSGGIAYVLGLDPRRVNTAMVELQRLDSEDLAWLRDVVAQHAHHTGSTVATSVLSDWPRRSAQFTKVMPLDYQRVLEATRMAKAEGRDVDTAIMEASRG, from the coding sequence ATGCTTTTTTCGGCTCTGCCCGACGCTCAAGGCCTCTACGACCCGGACAACGAATCCGACTCGTGCGGCGTCGCCATGGTCACCGACATCCAGGGCCGACGTTCGCACTCGATCGTCGCCGATGGCCTGACGGCACTCGAGCACCTCGAGCATCGCGGAGCGGCAGGTGCCGAACCCAACAGCGGTGACGGCGCCGGCATCCTGATCCAACTGCCCACCGAACTATTCGGCGCGGTGGTGGACTTCGCGCTGCCCGCACCCGCGAATGACGGCACGAACACTTTTGCCGCGGGCATCTGCTTCTTGCCGCAGGATCTCACCGAACGGGCCGCCGCATGCCAGATGGTGCAGGACATCGCGGACGAAGAAGGACTGGAGGTCCTGGGCTGGCGTGAGGTGCCCGTCGACCCCGAGGGCGCCGAGGTCGGCCAGACCGCACTGGGATGCATGCCCTACATGGCCCAGCTGTTCGTCGCAGCGCCCGAACGTAACGGGACCCGCTGTGGTGGAATCGATCTCGACCGCCGTGTGTATCCGCTGCGCAAGCGTGCCGAGAATCAGGGCGTCTACTTCCCGTCGCTGTCCAGTCGCACCATGGTCTACAAGGGCATGCTCACCACGATGCAACTGCCGCAGTACTTTCCGGATCTACGGGACGAACGCTGTGTCAGCGCCATCGCCATCGTCCACAGCCGCTTCTCCACGAACACCTTCCCGTCGTGGCCGCTGGCGCACCCGTTCCGCTTCGTCGCCCACAACGGAGAGATCAACACCGTGCGCGGTAACCGCAACCGCATGCGAGCCCGGGAAGCCATGCTGGCGAGCGCCAAGATCCCCGGCGACCTCAGCAGGCTTTCGCCGATCTGTACACCCGGAGCCTCCGACTCCGCGTCCTTCGACGAGGTTCTGGAGCTGTTGCACCTCGGCGGGCGCGACCTTCCGCACGCTGTGCTGATGATGATCCCCGAGGCGTGGGAGAACAGCTCGACGATGACGCCCGAGGAGCGCGCGTTCTGGCAGTTCCACGGATGTCTGATGGAGCCGTGGGACGGACCGGCGTGTGTGACGTTCACCGACGGCACGCTGGTCGGCGCGGTGTTGGACCGCAACGGTCTCCGGCCCGGACGGTGGTGGCGCACGATCGACGACCGCATCATTCTGGCCAGCGAGAGCGGCGTGCTCGACGTGCCGTCGGCCCAGGTCGTGGCGAAGGGGCGGCTGCAGCCGGGCAAGATGTTCCTCGTCGACACCGCCCGCGGCCGAATCGTCTCCGACGACGAGATCAAAGAAGAGCTGTCCAGCGCCGAGCCCTACGCCGAATGGCTGCACGCCGGGTTGCTGGACCTCAAGACGCTGCCCGAGCCGGCCCGCGTGGCACCGAACCATGAGTCGGTGGTGCGCCGGCAGGTGTCCTTCGGCTACAGCGAAGAAGATCTGCGCATCCTGTTGACCCCGATGGCGGCCTCTGGGGCCGAGCCACTGGGCTCGATGGGCACCGACACCCCGGCCGCTGTGCTCTCGCAGCGCTCGAAGCTGCTCTACGACTACTTCGTCGAACTGTTCGCCCAGGTGACCAATCCGCCCCTCGACGCCATCCGTGAAGAGGTGGTCACCTCGATGGCGCGCATCATGGGCCCCGAGCAGAACCTGCTCGAACCCTCTGCGGCGTCGTGCCGTCAGATCATGTTGGGCTGGCCGGTCCTCGACAACGACGAACTCAACAAACTCGTCCACATCAACGATTCCGGAGACCATCCCGGCCTGCGCGCCGCGGTGCTGCGCGGCCTCTACGACGTCGAACGCGGCGGCGAAGGCTTGGCCGAGGCGATCGAGGAGCTGCGGCTACACGCCTGTGAAGCCATCGCCAAAGGTGCACGCACACTGGTGATCTCCGACCGCGACTCCGACCACACCAAGGCGCCGATCCCCTCACTGTTGGCGGTGTCTGCGGTGCACCACCATCTGGTGCGCACCAAGGAGCGCCTCAAGGTGGCGTTGGTCGTCGAGAGCGGGGACGCCCGCGAGGTGCACCACATCGCGATGCTGATCGGCTTCGGTGCCGCCGCGGTCAACCCCTATCTGGCCTTCGAGTCGATCGAAGACCTGATCCGCGAGGGCGAACTGACCGGCATCGAAACCTCGACCGCGGTGCGCAACTACCTCAAGGCGCTCGGCAAGGGCGTGATGAAGGTAATGAGCAAGATGGGCATCTCCACTGTCGCGTCCTACACCGGAGCCCAGGCGTTCGAAGCCGTCGGCATCGACAAGGACGTCATCGACGAGTACTTCACCAAGACGCCCACCCAACTCGGCGGGATCGGGTTGGATGTCATCGCCGAAGAGGTCAAACTGCGCCACCGCCGGGCCTATCCGGAGAACCCGACCGAGCGGGTGCACCGTCGTCTCGAGGTCGGTGGAGACTACGCCTTCCGCCGCGAAGGCGAACTGCACCTGTTCACCCCGGAGGTCGTGTTCCTGCTACAGCACGCCACCCGCACCGGGCAACACGAGGTTTTCGAGAAGTACTCCGAGGAGGTCAACAGGCTCGCCCGCGAGGGAGGTGCGCTGCGGGGGCTGTTTGACTTCAAGAAGGGTGTGCGCCCGCCGGTGCCGCTCGAGGAGGTCGAATCAGCCGACGCGATCGTCACCCGCTTCAACACCGGTGCGATGAGTTACGGCTCCATCTCGGCCGAGGCCCACGAAACCATGGCGATCGCCATGAACAACCTCGGTGGCCGCTCCAACAGTGGTGAGGGCGGTGAGGACGTCGACCGTCTCTACGATCCCCAGCGGCGCAGCGCCGTCAAACAGGTCGCATCCGGCCGGTTCGGGGTGACCAGCGACTACCTGGTCAACGCCACCGACATCCAGATCAAGATGGCGCAGGGGGCCAAACCCGGTGAAGGGGGCCAGCTTCCGGGCTACAAGGTGTATCCGAACATCGCCAAGACCCGGCACTCGACCCCGGGGGTAGGTCTGATCTCGCCGCCCCCGCACCACGACATCTACTCGATCGAGGATCTCGCCCAACTGATCCACGATCTCAAGAATGCCAACTCCGACGCCCGCATCCACGTCAAGCTGGTCAGCTCCGTCGGTGTCGGGACAGTCGCTGCCGGCGTGTCGAAGGCGCACGCCGATGTCGTGCTGATCTCCGGCTACGACGGCGGCACCGGCGCGGCGCCGCTGACCAGCCTCAAACACGCAGGCGCGCCGTGGGAGATCGGATTGGCCGACACCCAGCAGACGCTGCTGCTCAACGGGTTGCGCGACCGGATCACCGTGCAATGTGACGGCGGGATGCGCACCGCGCGCGACGTCATGGTGGCGATGCTGCTGGGCGCCGAAGAGTACGGCTTCGCCACCGCACCGCTGATCGTGTCCGGCTGCATCATGATGCGGGTCTGTCACCTCGACACCTGCCCGGTGGGGGTGGCGACGCAGAACCCCGAGCTGCGGGCGCGGTTCAACGGCAAACCGGAGTTCGTGGAGAACTACTTCCGGTTCATCGCCGAAGACATCCGCAAGCACCTGGCCGAACTCGGGTTCCGCAGCATCGACGAGGCCGTGGGTCACGCCGAGTTGCTCGACACCGCCGAGGGAGTCGCGCACTGGAAGAGCAAGGGGCTGGACCTATCTCGGGTGTTCGCCGTCCCCACCGACCCCTACGGCGGTGCGGAGGCGCAGCGGCGGCGGGTCCGCGACCAGGACCACGGGCTGGACCTGGCGCTGGACCGCACACTGATCCAGCTCGCCGAGGGCGCTCTCGAGGACGCCCACCCGGTGCGCCTGGAGCTGCCGGTGCGCAACGTCAACCGCACCGTGGGCACCCTGCTGGGCAGCGAGGTCACCCGCCGCTACGGCGCCCAGGGCCTACCCGAGGACACGATCCACGTCACGCTGACCGGATCCGCCGGGCAGTCGATCGGTGCGTTCCTGCCGCCCGGCATCACCCTCGAACTGATCGGCGACGCCAACGACTATGTCGGCAAGGGCCTTTCAGGCGGACGGGTGATCGTCAAGCCGCAGGACGACGTGCTGTTCCTGCCTGAGGACAACGTCATCGCCGGCAACACCCTGCTCTACGGCGCCACGTCGGGCGAGATGTATCTGCGGGGACAGGTGGGGGAGCGGTTCGCCGCGCGCAACTCCGGAGCGCTGGCCGTCGTCGAGGGTGTCGGCGACCACGCGTGCGAATACATGACCGGCGGCCGCGTGGTGGTGCTCGGCAAGGTGGGACGCAACATGGCCGCGGGCATGTCCGGCGGCATCGCCTACGTGCTGGGGCTGGATCCGCGGCGGGTCAACACCGCCATGGTGGAGCTGCAACGTCTGGACTCCGAGGACCTGGCGTGGCTGCGCGACGTGGTGGCCCAGCACGCCCACCACACCGGCAGCACCGTCGCGACGTCAGTGCTCTCCGACTGGCCCCGGCGCAGTGCGCAATTCACCAAGGTCATGCCGCTCGACTACCAACGCGTGCTGGAAGCCACGCGGATGGCCAAAGCCGAGGGCAGAGACGTCGACACCGCGATCATGGAGGCCAGCCGTGGCTGA
- a CDS encoding glutamate synthase subunit beta, protein MADPHGFLEVHRVEAAKRPVDERVGDWREVYERQDPHERAGEVSQQARRCMDCGIPFCHSGTAGCPLGNLIPEWNDLVRRGRWDAASDRLHATNNFPEFTGRLCPAPCEAACVLSISEEHTGGSVTIKRIEQTIADQAWMDGIVEPQPAAISTGKRVAVVGSGPAGLAAAQQLTRAGHDVTVYERDDRIGGLMRYGIPEYKLEKSVLNQRLAQMRAEGTRFVTDCEVGVDVPVEQLRAQHDAVVLAVGALRARDHDVEGRDLNGVHLAMEHLVPANKECEGDGPSSISAEGKHVVIIGGGDTGADCLGTAHRQGAASVTQLDYNPEPPEYRDDSRTPWPMWPIVLRTRLSPAHAEGGDRRYQVAVQRFLGDDEGNLRALEIAEVKVERDEAGRRRISPVGDSLQIPCELALLAIGFEGVERMALLDGLGIELNRRGAVPCGSDWQTDAPGVFVCGDAHRGASLIVWAIAEGRAAAHAVDTYLMGESDLPAPVRPGALPLAVV, encoded by the coding sequence GTGGCTGATCCGCATGGATTCCTCGAAGTGCACCGGGTGGAGGCGGCCAAGCGTCCCGTCGACGAACGGGTCGGTGACTGGCGCGAGGTCTACGAGCGTCAGGATCCTCATGAACGCGCCGGGGAGGTCTCCCAGCAGGCCCGCCGATGCATGGACTGCGGAATTCCGTTCTGCCACTCCGGAACAGCGGGTTGTCCACTGGGCAACCTGATCCCGGAATGGAACGATCTGGTCCGGCGCGGCAGGTGGGACGCCGCCAGCGACCGCCTGCACGCCACCAACAACTTCCCGGAGTTCACCGGCCGGCTCTGCCCGGCCCCGTGCGAGGCGGCGTGTGTGCTGTCGATCTCCGAGGAGCACACCGGCGGCAGCGTGACGATCAAGCGGATCGAACAGACGATCGCCGACCAGGCCTGGATGGACGGCATCGTCGAGCCGCAACCGGCAGCCATCTCCACCGGCAAGCGGGTGGCCGTCGTCGGGTCGGGACCGGCGGGGCTGGCCGCGGCCCAGCAGCTGACCCGCGCCGGGCACGACGTGACGGTGTACGAACGTGACGACCGCATCGGGGGACTGATGCGGTACGGCATCCCGGAGTACAAGCTCGAGAAGTCGGTGCTCAACCAGCGGCTCGCCCAGATGCGCGCCGAAGGCACCCGCTTCGTCACCGATTGCGAGGTCGGCGTCGACGTCCCCGTGGAGCAGTTGCGGGCCCAGCACGACGCCGTCGTACTGGCAGTCGGGGCGTTGCGGGCCCGCGACCACGACGTCGAAGGCCGCGACCTCAACGGGGTGCACCTCGCGATGGAACATCTGGTGCCGGCGAACAAGGAGTGCGAGGGCGACGGACCCAGCAGCATCTCGGCCGAGGGCAAACACGTCGTCATCATCGGCGGCGGCGACACCGGGGCGGACTGCCTGGGCACGGCGCACCGGCAGGGTGCCGCCTCGGTCACCCAGCTGGACTACAACCCCGAACCCCCCGAGTACCGCGACGACTCCCGCACCCCGTGGCCGATGTGGCCGATCGTGCTGCGGACCCGTCTCTCCCCGGCGCACGCCGAGGGTGGCGACCGCCGCTACCAGGTCGCGGTGCAGCGCTTCCTCGGTGACGACGAGGGCAATCTGCGGGCGCTGGAGATCGCCGAGGTGAAGGTCGAGCGCGACGAAGCGGGACGTCGCCGGATCTCCCCGGTCGGGGACTCGCTGCAGATCCCGTGCGAGCTGGCGCTGCTGGCGATCGGATTCGAAGGCGTCGAGCGGATGGCTCTGCTCGACGGCCTGGGCATCGAGCTGAACAGGCGCGGCGCGGTGCCGTGCGGGTCGGACTGGCAGACCGATGCCCCCGGAGTGTTCGTCTGCGGCGATGCGCACCGCGGCGCCTCGCTGATCGTCTGGGCGATCGCGGAGGGGCGCGCCGCCGCCCACGCGGTGGACACCTACCTGATGGGGGAGTCGGATCTTCCCGCCCCGGTCAGGCCCGGTGCGCTCCCGCTGGCCGTCGTCTGA
- the pyk gene encoding pyruvate kinase: MTRRGKIVCTLGPATASDEAVRKLVESGMDVARLNFSHGDYPDHEANYKRVRSASDITGRAVGILADLQGPKIRLGRFADGPTYWANGETVRITVEDFEGNHDRVSTTYKRLAEDAKPGDRVLVDDGNVSLVVEHIDGNDVVCSVTEGGKVSNNKGMSLPGMSVSAPALSEKDIEDLEFALRLGVDLVALSFVRSPADVELVHEIMDRVGRRVPVIAKLEKPEAIDNLEAIVLAFDAIMVARGDLGVELPLEEVPLVQKRAIQMARENAKPVIVATQMLESMIDNSRPTRAEASDVANAVLDGADAVMLSGETSVGKYPFETVRTMARIVCAVEENSVAAPPLTHVPRTKRGVISYAARDIGERLDAKALVAFTQSGDTVRRLARLHTPLPVLAFTALPEVRSQLALTWGTETFIVPHIETTDGMIRQVDRSMLEMGRYKRGDLVVIVAGAPPGTVGSTNLIHVHRIGEDDV, encoded by the coding sequence GTGACTAGACGCGGAAAGATCGTCTGTACGCTTGGCCCCGCCACCGCCTCGGACGAAGCGGTCAGAAAGCTCGTCGAGTCCGGAATGGACGTCGCCCGGCTCAACTTCAGCCACGGCGACTACCCCGATCATGAAGCGAACTACAAGCGGGTCCGGTCGGCCTCTGACATCACCGGACGCGCCGTGGGCATCCTCGCTGACCTTCAAGGCCCCAAGATCCGGCTGGGCCGGTTCGCCGACGGTCCCACCTACTGGGCCAACGGCGAGACGGTGCGCATCACCGTGGAGGACTTCGAAGGCAACCACGACCGGGTGTCGACGACCTACAAGCGCCTCGCCGAGGACGCCAAGCCCGGGGACCGGGTGCTCGTCGACGACGGCAACGTGAGCCTGGTCGTCGAGCACATCGACGGCAACGACGTGGTCTGCTCCGTGACCGAGGGCGGCAAGGTCAGCAACAACAAGGGCATGTCCCTGCCCGGCATGAGCGTCTCGGCGCCGGCGCTGTCGGAGAAGGACATCGAGGACCTCGAGTTCGCGCTGCGCCTCGGGGTGGATCTGGTCGCACTGTCGTTCGTGCGCTCGCCTGCCGATGTCGAGCTCGTCCACGAGATCATGGACCGGGTCGGTCGGCGGGTGCCGGTCATCGCCAAGCTGGAGAAGCCGGAGGCCATCGACAATCTCGAGGCGATCGTGCTCGCGTTCGACGCGATCATGGTGGCCCGCGGCGACCTGGGGGTGGAGCTTCCGCTCGAGGAGGTGCCGCTGGTGCAGAAGCGGGCCATCCAGATGGCCCGCGAGAACGCCAAGCCCGTGATCGTGGCCACCCAGATGCTGGAGTCGATGATCGACAACTCCCGCCCGACCCGCGCCGAGGCGTCCGACGTCGCGAACGCCGTGCTCGACGGTGCCGACGCGGTGATGCTCTCGGGCGAGACATCGGTGGGCAAGTACCCGTTCGAGACGGTCCGGACGATGGCCCGCATCGTCTGCGCGGTCGAGGAGAACTCGGTGGCCGCGCCGCCGCTGACGCATGTCCCGCGCACCAAGCGCGGCGTGATCTCCTACGCAGCCCGTGACATCGGGGAGCGCCTGGACGCCAAGGCGCTGGTGGCGTTCACCCAGTCGGGTGACACGGTGCGCCGGCTGGCCCGGCTGCACACCCCGCTTCCGGTGCTGGCGTTCACCGCGCTACCCGAGGTGCGCAGCCAGTTGGCGCTGACCTGGGGGACGGAGACGTTCATCGTTCCGCACATCGAGACGACCGACGGAATGATCCGGCAGGTCGACCGGTCGATGCTGGAGATGGGCCGCTACAAGCGCGGCGATCTGGTGGTCATCGTCGCGGGTGCTCCACCGGGCACAGTAGGCTCCACGAATCTGATCCACGTCCACCGCATCGGGGAGGACGACGTTTAG